The following coding sequences lie in one Syngnathus scovelli strain Florida chromosome 1, RoL_Ssco_1.2, whole genome shotgun sequence genomic window:
- the mbnl3 gene encoding muscleblind-like protein 3 isoform X3: MAVSVSLGRDTKWLTLEVCREYQRGTCSRSDADCKFAHPSRSCHVDNGRVIACFDSLKGRCARENCKYLHPPPHLKTQLEINGRNNLIQQKAAAAMLAQQMHFMLPGAQLQPMTTFSVTPSLANSPSMPFSPYLNHMGPSMGLMPDLLPSTPLLVPGSPTGLSAMGNAAAAPKHSRTDKLEVCREFQRGNCTRGESDCRYAHPLEAAMVDCNENCVIVCMDYVKGRCGRDKCKYFHPPTHLQARIKAGHNTASAALGVPAGGVQSLPKRQMLDKSNGAPVFNPNMFHYQQALASMQLQQPAFIPTVELSELVTPEPVELQCIPMNMEAHLYPVPELLMGALVALDSVSLSPNAT, translated from the exons ATGGCGGTGAGTGTGAGCCTGGGCCGGGACACCAAATGGCTGACCCTGGAAGTGTGCCGCGAGTACCAGAGAGGCACCTGCTCGCGCTCGGACGCCGACTGCAAGTTTGCTCACCCGTCGCGTAGCTGTCATGTGGACAACGGCAGAGTCATCGCCTGCTTCGACTCGCTCAAG GGCCGCTGCGCGCGAGAGAACTGCAAGTACCTGCATCCTCCTCCACACCTCAAAACCCAGCTGGAGATTAACGGCAGGAACAACCTGATCCAGCAGAAGGCCGCTGCCGCCATGTTGGCTCAACAGATGCACTTCATGCTACCTGGAGCGCAACTGCAGCCTATG ACAACGTTCTCTGTGACTCCCTCGCTGGCGAATAGTCCCAGTATGCCATTTAGTCCCTACCTAAACCACATGGGCCCGAGCATGGGCTTGATGCCTGACCTGCTGCCCAGCACTCCCCTGCTGGTCCCTGGAAGTCCAACCGGCCTGTCTGCCATGGGCAATGCTGCGGCCGCGCCCAAACACTCCCGCACCGATAAGCTGGAG GTTTGTCGCGAATTCCAGCGTGGGAACTGCACTCGCGGGGAGAGCGACTGTCGCTATGCGCACCCCCTAGAGGCCGCCATGGTGGATTGCAATGAGAACTGTGTGATCGTTTGCATGGACTACGTGAAGGGACGCTGCGGCCGGGACAAGTGCAAATACTTTCACCCTCCTACTCACCTGCAGGCCAGGATCAAGGCTGGACACAATACGGCTTCTGCCGCCTTG GGTGTTCCGGCAGGAGGCGTGCAGTCGCTACCAAAGAGGCAAATGTTGGACAAGAGCAACGGCGCCCCCGTCTTCAACCCCAACATGTTCCACTACCAGCAGGCCCTTGCCAGCATGCAGCTGCAGCAGCCGGCCTTCATCCCTACTG TAGAGCTTTCCGAACTTGTGACTCCCGAGCCGGTGGAGCTCCAGTGCATCCCCATGAATATGGAGGCCCACCTGTATCCTGTTCCCGAACTGCTGATGGGGGCTCTCGTGGCCTTGGATTCAGTAAGCCTTTCTCCAAATGCTACTTGA
- the mbnl3 gene encoding muscleblind-like protein 3 isoform X1 encodes MAVSVSLGRDTKWLTLEVCREYQRGTCSRSDADCKFAHPSRSCHVDNGRVIACFDSLKGRCARENCKYLHPPPHLKTQLEINGRNNLIQQKAAAAMLAQQMHFMLPGAQLQPMTTFSVTPSLANSPSMPFSPYLNHMGPSMGLMPDLLPSTPLLVPGSPTGLSAMGNAAAAPKHSRTDKLEVCREFQRGNCTRGESDCRYAHPLEAAMVDCNENCVIVCMDYVKGRCGRDKCKYFHPPTHLQARIKAGHNTASAALGVPAGGVQSLPKRQMLDKSNGAPVFNPNMFHYQQALASMQLQQPAFIPTVTMMHGAPASSSAVSSASSAVADVPFTESATSDQSFPNL; translated from the exons ATGGCGGTGAGTGTGAGCCTGGGCCGGGACACCAAATGGCTGACCCTGGAAGTGTGCCGCGAGTACCAGAGAGGCACCTGCTCGCGCTCGGACGCCGACTGCAAGTTTGCTCACCCGTCGCGTAGCTGTCATGTGGACAACGGCAGAGTCATCGCCTGCTTCGACTCGCTCAAG GGCCGCTGCGCGCGAGAGAACTGCAAGTACCTGCATCCTCCTCCACACCTCAAAACCCAGCTGGAGATTAACGGCAGGAACAACCTGATCCAGCAGAAGGCCGCTGCCGCCATGTTGGCTCAACAGATGCACTTCATGCTACCTGGAGCGCAACTGCAGCCTATG ACAACGTTCTCTGTGACTCCCTCGCTGGCGAATAGTCCCAGTATGCCATTTAGTCCCTACCTAAACCACATGGGCCCGAGCATGGGCTTGATGCCTGACCTGCTGCCCAGCACTCCCCTGCTGGTCCCTGGAAGTCCAACCGGCCTGTCTGCCATGGGCAATGCTGCGGCCGCGCCCAAACACTCCCGCACCGATAAGCTGGAG GTTTGTCGCGAATTCCAGCGTGGGAACTGCACTCGCGGGGAGAGCGACTGTCGCTATGCGCACCCCCTAGAGGCCGCCATGGTGGATTGCAATGAGAACTGTGTGATCGTTTGCATGGACTACGTGAAGGGACGCTGCGGCCGGGACAAGTGCAAATACTTTCACCCTCCTACTCACCTGCAGGCCAGGATCAAGGCTGGACACAATACGGCTTCTGCCGCCTTG GGTGTTCCGGCAGGAGGCGTGCAGTCGCTACCAAAGAGGCAAATGTTGGACAAGAGCAACGGCGCCCCCGTCTTCAACCCCAACATGTTCCACTACCAGCAGGCCCTTGCCAGCATGCAGCTGCAGCAGCCGGCCTTCATCCCTACTG TTACCATGATGCACGGCgcccccgcctcctcctccgccgtTTCGTCGGCCTCCAGCGCAGTCGCCGATGTTCCTTTCACTGAATCCGCCACCTCCGATCAG AGCTTTCCGAACTTGTGA
- the mbnl3 gene encoding muscleblind-like protein 3 isoform X2, with protein sequence MAVSVSLGRDTKWLTLEVCREYQRGTCSRSDADCKFAHPSRSCHVDNGRVIACFDSLKGRCARENCKYLHPPPHLKTQLEINGRNNLIQQKAAAAMLAQQMHFMLPGAQLQPMTTFSVTPSLANSPSMPFSPYLNHMGPSMGLMPDLLPSTPLLVPGSPTGLSAMGNAAAAPKHSRTDKLEVCREFQRGNCTRGESDCRYAHPLEAAMVDCNENCVIVCMDYVKGRCGRDKCKYFHPPTHLQARIKAGHNTASAALGVPAGGVQSLPKRQMLDKSNGAPVFNPNMFHYQQALASMQLQQPAFIPTVTMMHGAPASSSAVSSASSAVADVPFTESATSDQ encoded by the exons ATGGCGGTGAGTGTGAGCCTGGGCCGGGACACCAAATGGCTGACCCTGGAAGTGTGCCGCGAGTACCAGAGAGGCACCTGCTCGCGCTCGGACGCCGACTGCAAGTTTGCTCACCCGTCGCGTAGCTGTCATGTGGACAACGGCAGAGTCATCGCCTGCTTCGACTCGCTCAAG GGCCGCTGCGCGCGAGAGAACTGCAAGTACCTGCATCCTCCTCCACACCTCAAAACCCAGCTGGAGATTAACGGCAGGAACAACCTGATCCAGCAGAAGGCCGCTGCCGCCATGTTGGCTCAACAGATGCACTTCATGCTACCTGGAGCGCAACTGCAGCCTATG ACAACGTTCTCTGTGACTCCCTCGCTGGCGAATAGTCCCAGTATGCCATTTAGTCCCTACCTAAACCACATGGGCCCGAGCATGGGCTTGATGCCTGACCTGCTGCCCAGCACTCCCCTGCTGGTCCCTGGAAGTCCAACCGGCCTGTCTGCCATGGGCAATGCTGCGGCCGCGCCCAAACACTCCCGCACCGATAAGCTGGAG GTTTGTCGCGAATTCCAGCGTGGGAACTGCACTCGCGGGGAGAGCGACTGTCGCTATGCGCACCCCCTAGAGGCCGCCATGGTGGATTGCAATGAGAACTGTGTGATCGTTTGCATGGACTACGTGAAGGGACGCTGCGGCCGGGACAAGTGCAAATACTTTCACCCTCCTACTCACCTGCAGGCCAGGATCAAGGCTGGACACAATACGGCTTCTGCCGCCTTG GGTGTTCCGGCAGGAGGCGTGCAGTCGCTACCAAAGAGGCAAATGTTGGACAAGAGCAACGGCGCCCCCGTCTTCAACCCCAACATGTTCCACTACCAGCAGGCCCTTGCCAGCATGCAGCTGCAGCAGCCGGCCTTCATCCCTACTG TTACCATGATGCACGGCgcccccgcctcctcctccgccgtTTCGTCGGCCTCCAGCGCAGTCGCCGATGTTCCTTTCACTGAATCCGCCACCTCCGATCAG TAG